Proteins encoded in a region of the Onychostoma macrolepis isolate SWU-2019 chromosome 20, ASM1243209v1, whole genome shotgun sequence genome:
- the slc30a2 gene encoding zinc transporter 2 isoform X1 produces MDPPPSSEKSHLINERNAKIYSLKLNSEFSGSKESCPNLPMGNGDMAGAIELKRPVGTHCHGKKAAFDDSHEKLVAKKKLYIASIVCLIFMIGEVIGGYLAHSLAIMTDAAHLLTDFGSMMVSLFSLWISSRPPTKIMNFGWHRSEILGALVSVISIWIVTGVLVYLAIERVVKNDYEIEGYVMLITSGCAVVVNIIMAYILHHSTTFHSHGSGYHKIDENGMSPVSHGHSHSLLGNHGNTSVRAAFIHVLGDLLQSFGVLVAAIIIYFRPEYKVADPICTFLFSVFVLGTTITILRDVFRILMEGAPKGIEFNSVKEVLLSLKAVKAMHSLHLWALTIGQSLLSVHIAIEENADPHSVLKEATELLQTKFGFYSTTIQVEPYCEDMIHCAQCQDPMD; encoded by the exons ATGGATCCTCCACCGTCTTCAGAGAAATCGCATCTCATCAACGAAAGAAATGCCAAAATATACTCTTTAAAACTTAACag TGAATTCTCAGGTTCCAAAGAAAGTTGTCCAAACTTGCCTATGGGAAATGGTGATATGGCTGGTGCTATCGAGCTGAAGAGGCCCGTTGGAACACATTGCCATggaaaaaaagcagcatttgATGACAGCCATGAGAAACTCGTAGCTAAGAAGAAACTGTACATTGCTTCCATAGTCTGTCTGATTTTCATGATTGGAGAAGTTATAG GTGGTTATCTAGCCCACAGCTTGGCCATTATGACTGATGCAGCCCACCTTCTGACGGATTTTGGCAGTATGATGGTCAGTCTTTTCTCCTTGTGGATCTCCTCAAGACCACCAACCAAGATAATGAACTTTGGCTGGCACAGATCAG AGATTCTGGGAGCCCTGGTATCTGTGATATCCATCTGGATCGTGACTGGGGTGCTGGTGTATCTTGCCATTGAGAGGGTAGTAAAAAATGATTACGAAATTGAAGGCTATGTGATGCTCATCACCTCAGGTTGTGCAGTCGTGGTCAACATCAT AATGGCCTACATTCTACACCATTCCACGACCTTCCATAGTCACGGTTCAGGCTACCACAAGATTGATGAGAACGGGATGAGCCCTGTCAGCCATGGCCACTCCCACAGCCTCCTGGGTAATCACGGGAACACCAGTGTCagagcagcatttattcatgttttggGGGATCTCTTACAGAGCTTTGGAGTGCTGGTGGCCGCCATCATTATCTACTTCAGG CCAGAATACAAAGTAGCCGATCCTATTTGCACTTTCCTCTTCTCCGTGTTCGTCCTGGGCACTACAATTACCATCCTGAGAGATGTCTTCCGCATTCTCATGGAGG GGGCACCCAAAGGAATAGAGTTTAATTCAGTGAAGGAGGTTCTGCTGTCTCTGAAAGCAGTGAAGGCCATGCATAGCCTACATCTATGGGCTCTCACCATTGGCCAGAGTCTGCTGTCTGTTCACATAGCTATTG aGGAGAATGCTGACCCTCATAGTGTCTTAAAGGAAGCCACTGAACTGCTTCAGACCAAATTTGGCTTTTACAGCACAACCATTCAAGTGGAGCCTTATTGCGAGGACATGATCCACTGCGCCCAGTGCCAGGACCCTATGGACTAA
- the slc30a2 gene encoding zinc transporter 2 isoform X3: MGNGDMAGAIELKRPVGTHCHGKKAAFDDSHEKLVAKKKLYIASIVCLIFMIGEVIGGYLAHSLAIMTDAAHLLTDFGSMMVSLFSLWISSRPPTKIMNFGWHRSEILGALVSVISIWIVTGVLVYLAIERVVKNDYEIEGYVMLITSGCAVVVNIIMAYILHHSTTFHSHGSGYHKIDENGMSPVSHGHSHSLLGNHGNTSVRAAFIHVLGDLLQSFGVLVAAIIIYFRPEYKVADPICTFLFSVFVLGTTITILRDVFRILMEGAPKGIEFNSVKEVLLSLKAVKAMHSLHLWALTIGQSLLSVHIAIEENADPHSVLKEATELLQTKFGFYSTTIQVEPYCEDMIHCAQCQDPMD, from the exons ATGGGAAATGGTGATATGGCTGGTGCTATCGAGCTGAAGAGGCCCGTTGGAACACATTGCCATggaaaaaaagcagcatttgATGACAGCCATGAGAAACTCGTAGCTAAGAAGAAACTGTACATTGCTTCCATAGTCTGTCTGATTTTCATGATTGGAGAAGTTATAG GTGGTTATCTAGCCCACAGCTTGGCCATTATGACTGATGCAGCCCACCTTCTGACGGATTTTGGCAGTATGATGGTCAGTCTTTTCTCCTTGTGGATCTCCTCAAGACCACCAACCAAGATAATGAACTTTGGCTGGCACAGATCAG AGATTCTGGGAGCCCTGGTATCTGTGATATCCATCTGGATCGTGACTGGGGTGCTGGTGTATCTTGCCATTGAGAGGGTAGTAAAAAATGATTACGAAATTGAAGGCTATGTGATGCTCATCACCTCAGGTTGTGCAGTCGTGGTCAACATCAT AATGGCCTACATTCTACACCATTCCACGACCTTCCATAGTCACGGTTCAGGCTACCACAAGATTGATGAGAACGGGATGAGCCCTGTCAGCCATGGCCACTCCCACAGCCTCCTGGGTAATCACGGGAACACCAGTGTCagagcagcatttattcatgttttggGGGATCTCTTACAGAGCTTTGGAGTGCTGGTGGCCGCCATCATTATCTACTTCAGG CCAGAATACAAAGTAGCCGATCCTATTTGCACTTTCCTCTTCTCCGTGTTCGTCCTGGGCACTACAATTACCATCCTGAGAGATGTCTTCCGCATTCTCATGGAGG GGGCACCCAAAGGAATAGAGTTTAATTCAGTGAAGGAGGTTCTGCTGTCTCTGAAAGCAGTGAAGGCCATGCATAGCCTACATCTATGGGCTCTCACCATTGGCCAGAGTCTGCTGTCTGTTCACATAGCTATTG aGGAGAATGCTGACCCTCATAGTGTCTTAAAGGAAGCCACTGAACTGCTTCAGACCAAATTTGGCTTTTACAGCACAACCATTCAAGTGGAGCCTTATTGCGAGGACATGATCCACTGCGCCCAGTGCCAGGACCCTATGGACTAA
- the slc30a2 gene encoding zinc transporter 2 isoform X2 — MAALKSEFSGSKESCPNLPMGNGDMAGAIELKRPVGTHCHGKKAAFDDSHEKLVAKKKLYIASIVCLIFMIGEVIGGYLAHSLAIMTDAAHLLTDFGSMMVSLFSLWISSRPPTKIMNFGWHRSEILGALVSVISIWIVTGVLVYLAIERVVKNDYEIEGYVMLITSGCAVVVNIIMAYILHHSTTFHSHGSGYHKIDENGMSPVSHGHSHSLLGNHGNTSVRAAFIHVLGDLLQSFGVLVAAIIIYFRPEYKVADPICTFLFSVFVLGTTITILRDVFRILMEGAPKGIEFNSVKEVLLSLKAVKAMHSLHLWALTIGQSLLSVHIAIEENADPHSVLKEATELLQTKFGFYSTTIQVEPYCEDMIHCAQCQDPMD; from the exons ATGGCAGCACTGAAAAG TGAATTCTCAGGTTCCAAAGAAAGTTGTCCAAACTTGCCTATGGGAAATGGTGATATGGCTGGTGCTATCGAGCTGAAGAGGCCCGTTGGAACACATTGCCATggaaaaaaagcagcatttgATGACAGCCATGAGAAACTCGTAGCTAAGAAGAAACTGTACATTGCTTCCATAGTCTGTCTGATTTTCATGATTGGAGAAGTTATAG GTGGTTATCTAGCCCACAGCTTGGCCATTATGACTGATGCAGCCCACCTTCTGACGGATTTTGGCAGTATGATGGTCAGTCTTTTCTCCTTGTGGATCTCCTCAAGACCACCAACCAAGATAATGAACTTTGGCTGGCACAGATCAG AGATTCTGGGAGCCCTGGTATCTGTGATATCCATCTGGATCGTGACTGGGGTGCTGGTGTATCTTGCCATTGAGAGGGTAGTAAAAAATGATTACGAAATTGAAGGCTATGTGATGCTCATCACCTCAGGTTGTGCAGTCGTGGTCAACATCAT AATGGCCTACATTCTACACCATTCCACGACCTTCCATAGTCACGGTTCAGGCTACCACAAGATTGATGAGAACGGGATGAGCCCTGTCAGCCATGGCCACTCCCACAGCCTCCTGGGTAATCACGGGAACACCAGTGTCagagcagcatttattcatgttttggGGGATCTCTTACAGAGCTTTGGAGTGCTGGTGGCCGCCATCATTATCTACTTCAGG CCAGAATACAAAGTAGCCGATCCTATTTGCACTTTCCTCTTCTCCGTGTTCGTCCTGGGCACTACAATTACCATCCTGAGAGATGTCTTCCGCATTCTCATGGAGG GGGCACCCAAAGGAATAGAGTTTAATTCAGTGAAGGAGGTTCTGCTGTCTCTGAAAGCAGTGAAGGCCATGCATAGCCTACATCTATGGGCTCTCACCATTGGCCAGAGTCTGCTGTCTGTTCACATAGCTATTG aGGAGAATGCTGACCCTCATAGTGTCTTAAAGGAAGCCACTGAACTGCTTCAGACCAAATTTGGCTTTTACAGCACAACCATTCAAGTGGAGCCTTATTGCGAGGACATGATCCACTGCGCCCAGTGCCAGGACCCTATGGACTAA